A genomic region of Fodinisporobacter ferrooxydans contains the following coding sequences:
- a CDS encoding carbohydrate ABC transporter permease, with product MQKQQTNQELATPVAARYARTSASVQSQRRNQWLALMLLSPALILFIMFGIGPMLGAAYLSVLKWNGLGSPVFVGLSNWIAYFHDTEALKSLWLTIEVMIFSWLIQTPISMMVGLYLAGRQRHRSWIGTGYFLPLLLSSVAIGLLWSYILNPNFGLVDTLMTNLHLKFLALDWLGSPRLALWSLVAIVSWQYIPFHSLLYQAGRRQVSESLYEAACLDGANGWQEFWFITLPQLKYTVVTSTVLMLTGSLTYFDLIYILTNGGPGDATNVLALNMYETAFNKQLMGYGSVMAVVIAVFGILLSVVMIRLTGFKNMESQAEGV from the coding sequence GTGCAGAAACAACAAACAAATCAAGAGTTGGCAACACCTGTAGCAGCTCGGTATGCACGGACTTCTGCATCTGTGCAGAGTCAACGCAGAAATCAATGGTTGGCGCTAATGTTACTTTCCCCTGCTCTCATTCTCTTTATTATGTTTGGGATTGGGCCTATGCTAGGAGCGGCTTATCTCAGCGTATTAAAGTGGAACGGATTAGGGAGTCCCGTCTTTGTTGGTTTATCGAATTGGATCGCCTATTTTCATGATACGGAGGCGTTGAAATCCCTCTGGTTAACTATTGAAGTCATGATCTTCAGTTGGCTTATTCAAACACCAATTTCCATGATGGTCGGGCTGTATTTGGCAGGGCGGCAGCGGCATCGCAGTTGGATTGGTACGGGTTATTTCCTCCCTTTGTTGCTGTCTTCCGTCGCGATCGGCCTCCTGTGGTCGTATATCCTGAACCCGAATTTTGGGTTGGTTGACACGTTAATGACAAATCTTCACTTAAAGTTTCTGGCGTTAGACTGGTTGGGGAGTCCGCGTCTCGCATTATGGAGTCTGGTAGCAATCGTTTCCTGGCAATATATACCGTTCCATAGCCTCTTGTATCAGGCTGGGCGCAGACAAGTTTCAGAGTCGCTTTATGAAGCCGCATGTCTAGATGGCGCTAACGGTTGGCAAGAGTTCTGGTTTATCACTCTGCCGCAGCTGAAGTATACCGTCGTTACATCCACTGTTTTGATGCTCACTGGATCACTCACCTACTTCGACCTGATTTATATATTGACAAACGGCGGACCAGGCGACGCAACCAATGTGCTTGCTCTCAATATGTATGAAACGGCGTTTAATAAACAGCTCATGGGATATGGCAGTGTAATGGCTGTTGTCATTGCTGTTTTTGGCATCTTGTTATCGGTAGTAATGATTCGATTAACCGGATTTAAAAACATGGAAAGCCAGGCGGAAGGAGTATGA
- a CDS encoding glycoside hydrolase family 3 C-terminal domain-containing protein, which yields MHKDIQDLILQMTLEEKASLCSGFDFWHTKPIPRLGIPPIMVADGPHGLRKQKEDSDHLGLHDSVPATCFPSGATVACSWDRTLIKEIGMALGEECQAENVSVLLGPAANIKRSPLCGRNFEYFSEDPYLSSEMGASYIEGVQSQGVGTSLKHFAANNQEHRRMSIDAIVDERTLREIYLASFETAVKRSKPWTVMCAYNRLNGDFCSENKFLLTDILREEWGHVGFVMSDWGAVNDRVDGLEAGLELEMPGNGGLRDWNIVEAVRSGKLPEEVLDRAVERLLTVIFKAVGEKKENASYDREEHHQLARKAACESIVLLRNEDSVLPLKKEGTIAVIGEFIKSPRYQGGGSSHVQPTSLDDFYDEIRKVAGEGVRVLYADGYSLENDNVDEQLIDEARQTAIRADVAVVFAGLPERYESEGYDREHISIPENHLRLIEAVADVQPNVVVVLSNGSPVEMPWLHRVKGILETYLGGQALGGAIADILFGHANPCGKLAETFPKQLSHNPSYLNFPGKGDKVEYKEGLFVGYRYYDAKDIEPLFPFGYGLSYTGFEYSRLFIDKDEIMDCETVTVSVNVKNIGSVVGKEIVQLYVGGTESSIIRPKKELKGFAKVELQPGEEKTVRFTLEKRSFAYYDIDLKDWQVESGDYDICIGKSSREIVLTTRIRVQSSASPKQIITPNSLIGDLMADPDAAPIVQQLLHDYNEKSGLMESLKDNPEMAMAMMKYMPLRGLTAFGQGRFTDEMIARAIEQLMETMSKRYVKN from the coding sequence ATGCACAAAGACATTCAAGACCTTATTTTGCAAATGACACTTGAAGAAAAAGCAAGTTTATGTTCAGGATTCGATTTCTGGCATACGAAACCAATTCCACGACTCGGCATTCCGCCCATTATGGTGGCAGATGGTCCCCATGGATTACGGAAACAAAAGGAAGACTCGGATCATCTGGGACTTCATGACAGTGTTCCAGCTACCTGCTTCCCTTCCGGAGCAACGGTGGCCTGTTCCTGGGACCGCACATTGATAAAAGAAATTGGAATGGCGTTGGGGGAAGAATGCCAGGCAGAGAACGTTTCAGTGTTATTGGGACCGGCTGCGAATATCAAACGCTCTCCATTATGTGGGAGAAATTTTGAATACTTTTCAGAGGATCCATACTTATCATCAGAAATGGGGGCAAGCTATATTGAAGGAGTCCAAAGTCAGGGAGTCGGGACTTCATTAAAGCATTTTGCCGCAAATAACCAGGAACACCGAAGGATGTCAATAGACGCGATTGTGGATGAACGAACGCTCCGGGAAATCTATCTTGCCAGCTTTGAAACCGCTGTTAAGCGTTCCAAACCGTGGACAGTTATGTGTGCGTATAATCGGTTGAACGGCGATTTCTGTTCTGAGAACAAATTTTTACTGACAGATATTTTAAGAGAAGAATGGGGTCATGTTGGGTTCGTCATGTCCGACTGGGGTGCTGTGAATGACCGTGTCGATGGACTCGAGGCTGGGTTGGAACTTGAAATGCCGGGTAACGGCGGATTAAGGGATTGGAACATTGTCGAGGCGGTGAGAAGTGGGAAACTTCCGGAAGAAGTGCTGGACAGAGCGGTTGAAAGGCTGTTAACTGTGATTTTCAAGGCGGTCGGCGAGAAGAAGGAAAATGCCTCATATGATCGGGAAGAACATCATCAGTTGGCACGAAAAGCGGCATGCGAGAGTATTGTGTTGCTCAGGAACGAGGACTCTGTTTTGCCGCTGAAAAAAGAAGGGACCATTGCGGTAATTGGTGAGTTTATAAAGTCACCACGATATCAAGGTGGTGGTAGCTCACACGTTCAACCTACGAGTCTGGACGATTTTTATGATGAGATTCGGAAGGTCGCAGGCGAGGGTGTACGCGTACTTTATGCAGATGGCTACTCTCTTGAGAATGACAATGTTGATGAACAACTGATTGATGAAGCAAGACAAACGGCAATTCGAGCGGATGTGGCTGTGGTATTTGCTGGATTACCGGAACGCTACGAATCGGAAGGCTACGATAGGGAGCACATTAGCATTCCGGAAAATCACCTGAGATTAATTGAAGCTGTAGCTGATGTTCAGCCCAATGTTGTGGTTGTATTAAGTAATGGCTCTCCAGTGGAAATGCCATGGCTTCATCGCGTTAAAGGGATTTTAGAAACGTATTTGGGAGGTCAAGCTTTAGGAGGAGCCATTGCAGACATCCTGTTTGGTCATGCGAATCCTTGCGGAAAACTGGCTGAAACGTTTCCCAAGCAATTGAGCCATAATCCATCCTATCTAAACTTCCCTGGAAAAGGGGACAAGGTCGAGTACAAAGAGGGATTGTTTGTTGGATATCGATATTATGACGCAAAAGACATTGAACCTCTGTTTCCATTCGGGTATGGCCTGAGCTACACCGGTTTTGAGTATAGCCGGTTATTCATAGACAAGGATGAAATCATGGATTGTGAAACGGTTACGGTCAGTGTAAACGTTAAAAACATCGGATCGGTCGTGGGAAAAGAAATTGTTCAGTTATATGTGGGAGGAACTGAAAGTAGTATTATTCGTCCAAAAAAGGAACTAAAGGGATTTGCTAAGGTAGAACTGCAGCCAGGTGAAGAAAAGACTGTGCGATTTACATTGGAGAAGCGATCTTTTGCCTATTATGACATCGATTTGAAAGATTGGCAGGTGGAGAGCGGAGATTATGATATATGTATTGGCAAATCGTCCAGGGAGATCGTCCTTACAACACGTATTCGTGTTCAATCAAGCGCATCGCCTAAACAGATAATTACTCCCAATTCGCTTATCGGCGATCTTATGGCAGATCCTGATGCAGCGCCTATTGTTCAACAACTGCTCCACGATTACAATGAGAAGTCCGGCCTAATGGAATCGTTGAAAGATAATCCGGAAATGGCGATGGCCATGATGAAATATATGCCTTTGCGGGGATTGACAGCATTCGGGCAAGGACGATTCACTGATGAGATGATAGCCAGGGCGATTGAGCAGCTAATGGAAACCATGTCTAAACGCTATGTGAAGAACTAA
- a CDS encoding carbohydrate ABC transporter permease, whose amino-acid sequence MGPSQMLRKFIVTVLAVFWLIVALYPILYLLFESFRSQETYLTGLPWLPPKHLYFGNYQSVLSQGFGIYFLNSTIVALVSLVMIIIFGMMASYAIVRLKGWVSSKVFMLFLAGLAIPIQAAIIPLYLLIFRLGLYDTLWAMILPSVAFALPLSILILVNFLRDIPKELYEAMMMEGIGTLGLLWRLAFPLSKPALTAVGIFNFVQIWNNFLFPLVLTNNPNLQTLPLALQHFQGQYTMNVPAIMAAVTLSAIPLIIAYIFGRRQLLAGMTAGFSK is encoded by the coding sequence ATGGGGCCGTCGCAGATGCTGCGTAAATTCATTGTAACCGTACTAGCCGTGTTTTGGCTGATCGTTGCTCTCTATCCGATATTATATTTGTTGTTTGAAAGTTTTCGCAGCCAGGAAACGTATTTGACAGGATTGCCTTGGTTACCGCCAAAACATCTTTATTTCGGAAACTATCAAAGCGTCCTTTCACAAGGTTTTGGAATATACTTCTTGAATAGTACCATTGTGGCTCTGGTGTCGCTTGTAATGATTATTATTTTTGGTATGATGGCGTCGTACGCGATCGTACGACTAAAGGGTTGGGTTAGTTCCAAGGTGTTTATGTTGTTTTTGGCTGGTCTTGCCATTCCCATTCAAGCAGCCATTATTCCGCTTTACCTCTTGATATTCCGCCTGGGTCTGTATGATACACTCTGGGCAATGATTTTGCCATCCGTGGCGTTTGCTTTACCTTTATCCATTTTGATTCTTGTAAATTTTTTACGTGATATTCCGAAGGAATTATATGAGGCTATGATGATGGAGGGCATTGGCACATTGGGACTCCTATGGAGGCTTGCATTCCCACTATCAAAACCGGCCCTGACTGCCGTTGGGATCTTTAATTTTGTACAGATTTGGAACAACTTTTTGTTTCCGTTAGTTCTCACCAACAACCCGAACTTACAGACCTTGCCTCTTGCATTGCAGCATTTTCAAGGTCAATATACGATGAACGTCCCAGCCATCATGGCAGCTGTCACACTGTCGGCAATACCGCTTATCATTGCATATATTTTCGGCAGAAGGCAGTTACTGGCAGGCATGACTGCAGGTTTTAGCAAATAA
- a CDS encoding Gfo/Idh/MocA family protein produces the protein MSNDSEIRIGLIGAGNIGKVHLEVFEQVKGASIVAIHDAFLPLAEQRAQQYGIQNVHDRVENLIHDDRLDAVIIGVPNTFHAPLAIQALEASKHVLLEKPMALNSAAAKDIVRAERASGKIAMIAHQMRWQWNTIQLKEQIEKGALGSIYGAKTGWLRRKGIPGWGTWFTRNSESGGGPLIDLGVHMLDLALYLMGNPKPISVSGSTFAEFGPRKKGIGTWGKPDWNGYFDVEDLAMAFIKMDDGSTLSLDVSWAVHMDTDNQPFVHLMGSEGGASIVGNSAKLLTEIFDRAVDVPLNQPADDEGDRVRLSRHFIECIRECKTPISSVLTGLANNLIIDAIFESSRSGKEVVLDWNI, from the coding sequence ATGAGTAACGATAGTGAAATTCGAATTGGTTTAATAGGGGCAGGAAATATTGGCAAGGTTCATTTAGAAGTATTTGAACAGGTTAAAGGGGCGTCGATTGTTGCAATTCATGACGCATTCCTTCCTCTTGCAGAGCAAAGAGCACAGCAGTATGGTATCCAAAACGTACACGACAGAGTAGAGAACCTCATCCATGATGATAGGTTAGATGCGGTAATTATTGGTGTTCCAAATACATTTCATGCCCCGTTGGCAATACAAGCTTTGGAAGCTAGTAAGCATGTGTTGTTGGAAAAACCGATGGCCTTAAATTCTGCAGCAGCAAAGGACATTGTTCGGGCTGAACGCGCTTCGGGAAAAATTGCGATGATTGCACATCAAATGCGCTGGCAATGGAATACGATACAATTGAAAGAACAAATTGAAAAAGGCGCATTAGGCAGCATTTACGGCGCGAAAACGGGATGGTTGCGGCGTAAAGGGATTCCGGGATGGGGAACCTGGTTTACCCGAAACAGTGAATCCGGCGGAGGACCTTTGATTGATCTCGGTGTACATATGTTGGACTTGGCACTATATTTAATGGGAAATCCCAAACCCATTTCTGTATCCGGTTCTACTTTTGCAGAATTTGGTCCCAGGAAAAAAGGGATTGGCACTTGGGGGAAACCGGATTGGAATGGGTATTTTGATGTTGAAGATCTGGCAATGGCTTTCATTAAAATGGATGATGGAAGCACTTTATCACTGGATGTCAGCTGGGCAGTTCATATGGATACGGACAATCAACCATTTGTCCATCTCATGGGTTCTGAAGGGGGAGCTTCCATTGTTGGAAACTCCGCCAAGCTACTCACCGAGATCTTTGACAGGGCCGTAGATGTTCCACTCAATCAACCAGCAGATGATGAGGGTGATAGAGTGCGGTTGAGCCGCCATTTTATCGAGTGCATACGCGAATGTAAAACTCCCATTTCATCTGTACTGACAGGACTTGCCAACAATCTGATCATAGATGCCATTTTCGAGTCATCTCGAAGTGGTAAGGAAGTAGTATTGGATTGGAACATCTGA
- a CDS encoding aldose 1-epimerase family protein, with the protein MNSIYGIDNKQDLIERVGDIRQVARFQRMELLDGKGKGNEIIQVQNGTGLSFQISVSRAFDIGLCELYGIPISWMSHTGPVSPFFYDKEMTEWNRSFEGGLFATCGLTYMGKPCVDQGQQLGQHGRISSTPSELLQAEGRWTEEKYELIFRGKVRESKALEECVTLERTITTCLGENRIIISDWITNETFMPVEHMVMYHFNFGYPLVSEFCQIQIPDSKKRWIIGDGPTIDSHRYGKPSNNANPCVMVHEEVEAADGLIKVGINNDIFHNGVKKRLGVTISYSKDACPCLTQWKHQRKGIYVMGIEPGNVTTEGRGKHRERGTLPFLQPGESKQYQFVLDFQLKED; encoded by the coding sequence ATGAATTCAATTTATGGAATTGACAATAAACAAGATTTGATAGAAAGAGTGGGAGACATTCGACAAGTTGCGAGATTCCAGCGGATGGAGTTGTTAGACGGGAAAGGAAAAGGAAACGAAATTATTCAGGTTCAGAATGGAACGGGTTTGAGCTTTCAAATTTCAGTCAGTCGAGCTTTTGATATCGGATTATGCGAATTATATGGAATTCCAATAAGTTGGATGTCACATACTGGACCAGTTTCTCCATTCTTTTATGACAAAGAGATGACCGAATGGAATCGTAGCTTCGAAGGAGGATTATTCGCGACATGTGGACTGACGTACATGGGAAAACCATGTGTTGATCAAGGTCAACAATTGGGGCAACATGGCCGGATTTCGTCTACGCCTTCCGAACTTCTGCAAGCAGAAGGACGTTGGACAGAGGAAAAGTATGAACTGATTTTTCGAGGGAAAGTGCGGGAAAGCAAGGCTCTTGAAGAATGTGTGACTCTGGAGAGGACCATAACTACTTGTTTAGGAGAAAACCGAATAATCATCTCGGACTGGATCACAAATGAGACTTTTATGCCGGTTGAGCACATGGTAATGTACCATTTCAACTTTGGTTATCCGTTGGTTAGTGAATTTTGTCAGATACAAATCCCAGATAGCAAGAAAAGATGGATTATTGGCGATGGTCCGACGATAGATTCCCATCGGTATGGGAAACCTTCCAATAATGCAAACCCTTGTGTTATGGTCCATGAAGAAGTGGAAGCGGCTGATGGTCTCATCAAAGTGGGGATAAACAATGATATTTTTCATAATGGGGTGAAAAAGCGGCTGGGAGTTACGATAAGTTATTCGAAGGACGCTTGTCCTTGTCTCACCCAATGGAAACACCAGAGAAAAGGCATATATGTTATGGGAATTGAGCCGGGAAATGTGACAACTGAAGGGCGGGGTAAACATCGTGAGAGAGGGACCTTGCCCTTTTTACAGCCTGGTGAAAGCAAACAGTACCAATTTGTTTTGGATTTTCAATTAAAGGAGGACTAG
- a CDS encoding sugar phosphate isomerase/epimerase family protein encodes MPKLGLQLYTLRDLLKEDFIGTLRKVSKIGYEGVEFAGYGDMSIRELRRAVDDLGLTPVSNHVPLAHLETKLDIVIEEAKELGISYIVCPFIAEDRRKDANDYRKLAALFNQVGEKLAQEGLKFAYHNHAFEFVKFNEQYALDALYQWTDLQFVQAELDVYWIEYAGESAVEYIKKYANRTELLHVKDMTNDDERFFAEVGSGCLNIPGILETAQASNILWYLVEQDVSRRNPLESVEMSYRYLSGIEK; translated from the coding sequence ATGCCGAAGTTAGGACTTCAATTGTACACGTTGAGAGACTTGTTAAAAGAAGATTTTATAGGAACATTACGCAAGGTGTCCAAGATAGGGTATGAAGGTGTTGAATTTGCCGGATACGGGGATATGTCGATACGGGAACTCCGTCGTGCAGTCGATGATCTTGGCTTGACACCTGTCTCAAATCATGTTCCATTAGCGCACCTGGAAACCAAACTGGACATTGTAATCGAAGAAGCAAAAGAACTCGGAATCAGTTATATCGTCTGTCCGTTTATTGCTGAGGATCGCAGAAAAGACGCGAATGACTACCGCAAGTTAGCAGCACTTTTCAATCAGGTAGGAGAGAAGTTGGCTCAGGAAGGTTTGAAATTTGCGTATCACAATCATGCATTTGAGTTTGTAAAATTCAATGAACAATACGCACTTGACGCACTGTATCAGTGGACCGATTTACAGTTCGTCCAAGCGGAACTTGATGTCTACTGGATTGAATATGCCGGTGAAAGTGCTGTTGAATATATAAAAAAATATGCCAATCGTACTGAATTGTTGCATGTCAAAGATATGACCAATGACGATGAACGATTTTTTGCAGAAGTTGGCAGCGGTTGTTTGAATATTCCAGGGATTTTGGAAACAGCCCAAGCATCCAACATACTGTGGTACCTTGTGGAACAAGATGTTTCAAGACGCAATCCGCTTGAGAGTGTTGAAATGAGTTATCGATATCTGTCTGGTATTGAGAAATAA